In bacterium, the genomic window CGGGGTGCGCGCCATGGTCCCGCGGGAACGACCACGTCCGCGTCCCCTCCGCCACTGTCCACCCATCTCCCGCGTACCCGTGCGCGCTTGAAACGAAGAGCAGCAGAATTGTTCCCAGAATCGCCTTCAGACGTTGCCTGAACAGAATCAGGATCATCTGGGCGAAGGGGTGGCGCGGAGCGGGGGCCCCCCACGGGGCGGACCGAAGGGAGCACCGTGGGGGTGCTGCGCGACAGGACCCCGCAGCCCGCATCATCCCTACTCTTCCCGCAGTTGAATCTGCGGATACGTCCTGTGCACCAGCCACGCCGGGTACGCCGCCGCCCCGAGGCTCGCGCCCACCGCCACCGCCGCCGCCAGCGCGTAGCTCTCCCACGCCGGATGGAAGAACACCGTCCAGTGGAAGCTGCGCAGGTTGATCACCCGGATGAGCAGCGCCGCGACGACGGTCCCGACCACGGCGCTCAGCGCGAAGCTCGCCGCGCCGAGCCCGATCCCCTCGAGGAAGGTCACCCCCACCGCCTGCCCCGACGAGAACCCGAGCGCCCGGAAGATCCCGAACTCCCGCCGCCGCTCGGTGAAGAGCGTCAGCAGCGCCCCGGCGACGCCGAAGAACGCGGTCACGACGGCCAGCAGCCGCAGCGAGCGCGTCACCGCGAACGTCGCGTCGAAGACCGCGCGGATCGCGCGGTGCAGCTGCGCGCGCCGCTGCACGGGGTAGCCCTCGGCCGCCGCCCGGCGCTCGACCTCCTGCACCGCCGCGTCCCCGGCAGGACCCGGCCCGAGGAAGACGCCCACCGTGTTGACCGTCCGATCGCCGGCCAGCTCGAAGTAGACGGCCCGGTCCATGAGCACCACGCCATGCTCCGAGGTGTAGTCGTGGAAGACCCCCGCCACGGCGAACGCGCGCGGCCCCTCGCGCCCCGCGAGCTCGATCCGCCCGCCGGCCCGCACGCCGAAGCGGCGCGCGAAGCTCTCGCTGACGGCGACCGCGCCGCGGCGCACCTCGTCCCAGTGCTCCTCGCCGCCGCCGCCCAGCCACCGGTAGTGCGCGAAGCGCTGGAGCACGGCCGCGTCCACCGCCTGGATGTGGGCCGGCTGACCCCGGAAGAGCATCGGGACGTAGCGGTAGCAGTCGAGCGCGGCCACCCCGGGAAGCCCGCGCAGCCCGTCGACGAACGACTCGGGGATCGCGCCCTCCGCGGCCCGGCCGATGTAGAGATCGGCGGTGATCTGCGCGGCCATCCACTCGTCGAGCGAGCGCCGGAAGCTGCCGATGAG contains:
- a CDS encoding ABC transporter permease; this encodes LAAAGLGLIVLPDSGVAAGIAGSFAVLLGLTLGTGEALVVLGPALEAVLARAGGLPGRLAAGFIRRSLGRTAVATAAFTVALAMSIGLGTLIGSFRRSLDEWMAAQITADLYIGRAAEGAIPESFVDGLRGLPGVAALDCYRYVPMLFRGQPAHIQAVDAAVLQRFAHYRWLGGGGEEHWDEVRRGAVAVSESFARRFGVRAGGRIELAGREGPRAFAVAGVFHDYTSEHGVVLMDRAVYFELAGDRTVNTVGVFLGPGPAGDAAVQEVERRAAAEGYPVQRRAQLHRAIRAVFDATFAVTRSLRLLAVVTAFFGVAGALLTLFTERRREFGIFRALGFSSGQAVGVTFLEGIGLGAASFALSAVVGTVVAALLIRVINLRSFHWTVFFHPAWESYALAAAVAVGASLGAAAYPAWLVHRTYPQIQLREE